The following are encoded together in the Hoplias malabaricus isolate fHopMal1 chromosome 3, fHopMal1.hap1, whole genome shotgun sequence genome:
- the cyldl gene encoding ubiquitin carboxyl-terminal hydrolase CYLD yields the protein MAPKYHYFIAIASPALNGFIRPGRICYITEDKYSQAIRLNKDTITMKIIGVFVEHYVPLEMLRPLSTKQAELLLGLDKDSERFDEFSLYDNLNQTVDLVKGSEVRVEHNGEWLKGVIRHIGRHITSREEPIGGVTFGIELQGEDKGKGTSDGGTIFNCPKNCGVFAPFNRIKPVHHKPLGFSTQHQAVWSESSTEEVSVGDRVIYFIGDTCRSGMVVELVKEKGTVLISTDSDDNGRQGGEITVSLKNVFKEEDSGKTEKIDTIESPDMAKFNAGGNAHMSLSSMVEVDLAQGPAYGTIRWIGYLPGKPDLMAGLELEEACAVSDGTFKDIRYFSCPQKRGLFVKLTSCRPDARFLGDTASNGHYHHNGLDISAALDSVPPIKYEDVLKILIGRNKGIQGHCNSCYMDAALFSLFSCSSVLDSLLYKGTHQKDEPIQKTLLRDIVGPLRSQGFVGGHNVMKLRKQLQDRGHSSSYTTDEKDPEEFLTLIMQNILSLEPPLKLQTFEGLKVESSYFYQIFVDYNNSLVLPTVQQLLEHSFYNNGLKLAEVPSCLILTMPRSGKQFKMYQKIIPSLELDITALLSDGPRQCVLCGQLAHVECTECFGDSAFSNTGFKNFCDTCSAQVHLHHSRQSHKPTPLCLPEGFLSFDGPPRTLPREKLQLFAVLCIETSHYVSFVKYGPQATDWIFFDSMADRVGERDGFNIPEVKECPEVVRYLSMPLAELATQAPREMEGVAKRLFCDGYMYLYQSPNMALYH from the exons ATGGCCCCCAAATACCATTATTTCATCGCTATTGCATCACCTGCCCTGAATGGATTCATAAGGCCTGGCAGGATTTGTTACATAACCGAAGACAAATATTCACAAGCAATAAGGCTGAATAAAGATACCATTACTATGAAAATTATAGGCGTGTTTGTGGAACATTATGTACCACTTGAAATGCTGCGGCCACTGTCAACAAAACAGGCAGAGTTACTGTTGGGTCTTGACAAAGACAGTGAAAGATTTGATGAGTTTTCACTGTATGACAATTTAAACCAAACTGTGGACTTAGTTAAAGGTTCAGAAGTCAGAGTGGAGCACAATGGAGAATGGCTCAAAGGAGTGATTAGACACATTGGCAGACACATTACATCAAGAGAAGAACCAATCGGAGGAGTAACATTTGGCATTGAACTACAG GGAGAAGATAAGGGAAAAGGCACCAGCGATGGAGGCACCATTTTTAATTGTCCGAAGAACTGTGGAGTTTTTGCCCCTTTCAACAGAATTAAACCTGTACATCACAAACCATTAGGCTTTTCCACCCAACATCAGGCAGTTTGGTCTGAGTCCTCCACAGAGGAGGTCTCTGTTGGAGATCgagtcatttattttattggtgATACTTGTCGCAGTGGCATGGTTGTGGAACTAGTGAAAGAAAAAGGCACAGTTCTGATCTCAACA GATAGTGATGATAATGGGAGACAGGGAGGAGAGATAACAGTCTCattgaaaaatgtgtttaaagagGAAGACAGTG gtaaaacagaaaaaatagacACAATTGAAAGTCCAGACATGGCAAAGTTTAATGCTGGTGGTAATGCACACATGAGTTTGAGTTCGATGGTGGAGGTGGACCTGGCGCAGGGACCAGCCTATGGAACTATCCGCTGGATCGGCTATCTCCCTGGAAAGCCTGACCTCATGGCTGGGCTGGAACTG GAAGAAGCATGTGCTGTGAGTGATGGAACATTTAAAGATATACGCTATTTCTCGTGTCCACAAAAACGAGGCCTGTTTGTTAAGCTCACCTCTTGCCGTCCTGATGCTCGTTTTCTGGGTGACACTGCATCAAATGGACATTACC ATCATAATGGACTGGATATTTCAGCGGCATTGGACAGTGTTCCACCCATTAAATACGAAGATGTGCTGAAGATCTTGATTGGAAGGAATAAGGGCATCCAAGGTCACTGTAACTCCTGCTACATGGATGCTGCCCTTTTCAG tcTGTTTTCCTGTTCTTCAGTACTGGACTCTTTGCTATATAAGGGCACACATCAAAAAGATGAGCCCATCCAGAAAACACTTCTGAGAGACATTGTAGGTCCTCTGCGGAG TCAGGGTTTTGTGGGTGGCCACAATGTGATGAAGCTTCGAAAGCAGTTGCAGGACAGAGGGCATTCTTCTAGTTACACCACAGATGAGAAAG ATCCAGAAGAGTTTCTGACTCTCATCATGCAAAACATTCTGTCACTGGAGCCGCCACTCAAGCT GCAAACATTTGAAGGACTAAAGGTGGAAAGTAGTTACTTTTACCAAATCTTTGTGGATTATAACAACTCTTTGGTTTTACCAACGGTACAGCAGCTCCTGGAGCATTCTTTCTACAACAATGGCCTCAAATTGGCTGAG GTGCCCTCATGCCTGATCCTTACCATGCCTCGCTCTGGGAAGCAATTTAAAATGTACCAAAAAATCATTCCGTCACTGGAGCTGGATATAACTGCTCTCCTGTCGGATG GTCCTCGGCAGTGTGTGCTTTGTGGACAGCTAGCACATGTGGAGTGCACTGAGTGTTTTGGAGATTCAGCTTTCAGCAATACTGGATTTAAAAATTTCTGTGACACCTGTTCAGCTCAG GTCCATTTGCACCACTCTCGGCAGTCTCATAAACCTACTCCGCTGTGCCTCCCAGAGGGCTTCCTAAGTTTTGATGGCCCACCTCGCACTCTTCCACGGGAAAAACTGCAGCTGTTCGCAGTGCTTTGCATAGAGACCAGCCATTATGTTTCCTTCGTTAAATATGGACCACAAGCTACTGACTGGATCTTCTTTGACAGCATGGCTGATAGAGTGG GTGAGAGAGATGGTTTCAACATCCCAGAGGTTAAAGAGTGTCCAGAAGTGGTGCGTTATCTCAGTATGCCTCTTGCTGAATTAGCCACACAGGCACCTCGAGAGATGGAAGGCGTAGCAAAGCGTCTTTTCTGCGATGGCTACATGTATCTGTACCAGAGTCCCAACATGGCCCTCTATCACTGA